From one Lycium barbarum isolate Lr01 chromosome 6, ASM1917538v2, whole genome shotgun sequence genomic stretch:
- the LOC132599321 gene encoding MYB-like transcription factor 4 — MGRSPCCEKAHTNKGAWTKEEDERLIAYIRTHGEGCWRSLPKAAGLLRCGKSCRLRWINYLRPDLKRGNFTEEEDELIIKLHSLLGNKWSLIAGRLPGRTDNEIKNYWNTHIRRKLLGRGIDPTTHRPVNEPGTTQKVTTISFGAAGNKIKDEEDQKMINVKAESGLSQLEDEIISSPFREQCPDLNLELRISPPSRQNYQQSHHDQDLKQSPRCFACSLGIQNSKDCNCSKNNMGNIASYDFLGLRIKGVLDYRTLETK; from the exons ATGGGAAGATCACCATGTTGTGAAAAAGCACATACAAATAAAGGAGCATGGActaaagaagaagatgaaagaCTTATTGCTTATATTAGAACTCATGGTGAAGGTTGTTGGAGATCACTTCCTAAAGCTGCTGGTCTTCTAAGGTGCGGTAAAAGTTGTCGTCTCCGATGGATTAATTACTTGAGGCCTGACCTTAAACGTGGTAACTTtactgaagaagaagatgaacttATTATCAAACTCCATAGCCTTCTTGGCAACAA GTGGTCACTTATAGCTGGAAGGTTACCCGGAAGAACAGATAACGAGATAAAGAACTATTGGAATACACATATAAGAAGGAAACTTTTGGGCCGGGGCATTGATCCAACAACACACAGGCCCGTTAACGAGCCTGGAACCACACAAAAAGTCACAACAATATCATTTGGTGCTGCtggaaataaaattaaagatgaagaagatcaaaaGATGATTAATGTCAAAGCTGAATCCGGGCTTAGCCAATTAGAAGATGAGATTATTAGCAGTCCATTTCGAGAACAGTGTCCTGATTTAAATCTTGAACTCAGAATTAGCCCTCCTTCTCGTCAAAATTACCAACAGAGCCATCATGATCAAGATTTAAAACAGAGTCCAAGGTGTTTTGCCTGCAGTTTGGGTATACAAAATAGTAAAGACTGCAATTGCAGTAAAAATAATATGGGAAATATTGCAAGTTATGATTTTTTAGGGTTAAGGATTAAAGGTGTTTTGGACTATAGAACTTTGGAGACTAAGTGA
- the LOC132599323 gene encoding L-ascorbate peroxidase 3-like — MAKPIVDTEYINEIEKARRDLRALIASKNCAPIMLRLAWHDAGTYDFKSQTGGPNGSIRNEEEFTHGANNGLKIALDFCEAVKSKHPKITYADLYQLAGVVAVEVTGGPTIDFVPGRKDSSISTKEGRLPDAKQGVPHLKDVFYRMGLSDKDIVALSGAHTLGRAHPERSGFDGPWTKEPLKFDNSYFVELLKGESEGLLKLPTDIALLDDPEFRQYVELYAKDEDAFFKDYVISHKKLSELGCTLSSGSKTTVRDGTILAQSAVGVVVAAAVVALSYWYEVRKRMK; from the exons ATGGCGAAACCAATCGTAGACACAGAATACATCAATGAAATTGAGAAAGCTCGTCGCGATCTCCGCGCTCTAATCGCCAGCAAAAACTGTGCACCAATCATGCTTCGCTTAGC ATGGCACGATGCAGGAACATATGATTTTAAGTCACAAACTGGTGGACCTAATGGTTCCATTAGAAATGAGGAAGAGTTCACTCATGGTGCTAATAATGGCTTGAAAATCGCTCTTGACTTTTGCg AAGCAGTGAAGTCTAAACATCCAAAGATTACATATGCAGATCTATACCAG CTTGCAGGTGTTGTTGCAGTTGAGGTCACTGGTGGTCCGACTATTGATTTTGTCCCTGGTAGGAAG GATTCCAGTATTTCTACAAAGGAAGGGCGGTTGCCAGATGCTAAACAAG GTGTGCCACATCTAAAAGACGTATTTTATAGGATGGGTTTGTCTGACAAAGATATAGTGGCACTATCAGGGGCTCATACACTG GGAAGGGCACATCCAGAAAGATCAGGCTTTGATGGTCCATGGACAAAGGAGCCACTGAAATTTGACAATTCATATTTTGT GGAGCTGCTTAAGGGGGAAAGTGAGGGCCTACTGAAACTTCCCACAGATATAGCTTTATTGGATGATCCTGAGTTCAGACAGTATGTTGAGCTGTATGCTAAG GATGAAGATGCTTTCTTTAAGGATTACGTCATATCACACAAGAAACTATCTGAGCTAGGGTGCACCCTAAGTTCTGGTTCCAAGACCACAGTGAGGGATGGTACTATATTAGCACAAAGTGCTGTAGGAGTTGTTGTGGCTGCAGCAGTGGTGGCACTGAGTTACTGGTATGAAGTGCGGAAAAGGATGAAGTAA
- the LOC132599322 gene encoding synaptotagmin-1-like, which translates to MGFVSTIMGFCGFGFGVSFGLTIGYYLFIYFQPCDVKDPVIRPLVERDTKSLQQLLSEIPLWVKCPDYDRVDWLNKFIEYMWPYLDKAICRTAKDIAAPIIAEQIPKYKIDSVEFETLTLGSLPPTFQGMKVYVTDEKELIMEPSVKWAGNPNVTVAVKAFGLKATVQVVDLQVFAAPRITLKPLVPSFPCFATIFVSLMEKPHVDFGLKLLGADLMSIPGLYRFVQETIKDQVANMYLWPKTLEVQILDPSKAMKKPVGILHVKILRAMKLRKKDIMGASDPYVKVKLTESKLPSKKTKVKHKNLNPEWDEEFNMVVKDPESQALELSVYDWEQIGKHDRMGMNVIPLKDLTPDESKTLTLDLLKNMDSNDAQNDKDRGQIMVELTYKPFKEDDLPKEFEESDAHKVPEGTPAGGGLLMITVHEAQDVEGKHHTNPYVRLIFKGEERKTKQVKKNRDPRWEEDFTFVLEEAPVNDRLHMEVVSTSTRIGLLHPKEVLGYVDINLSDVVSNRRINEKYHLIDSKNGRLQVELQWQPAS; encoded by the exons GATCCTGTTATACGTCCATTGGTTGAGCGAGATACCAAAAGCTTGCAGCAGTTGCTGTCTGAAATTCCTCTTTGGGTCAAATGTCCGGATTATGACCGT GTGGACTGGCTCAACAAATTCATTGAGTATATGTGGCCTTACTTGGACAAG GCAATCTGCAGGACTGCAAAAGATATTGCGGCACCAATTATTGCTGAGCAAATACCAAAGTATAAAATTGACTCTGTTGAATTTGAAACACTAACTTTGGGGTCCTTACCTCCTACTTTCCAGG GGATGAAAGTCTACGTTACTGACGAAAAAGAATTGATCATGGAACCATCAGTAAAGTGGGCAGGAAATCCTAATGTAACTGTTGCGGTCAAAGCATTCGGCTTGAAAGCAACTGTTCAG GTTGTGGACTTGCAGGTTTTTGCAGCTCCACGTATTACTCTGAAGCCTCTGGTTCCAAGCTTTCCATGTTTTGCCACTATCTTTGTGTCCCTCATGGAAAAG CCACATGTTGACTTTGGATTGAAGCTTTTGGGGGCTGATCTTATGTCTATTCCTGGCTTGTACAGGTTTGTCCAG GAGACAATTAAAGATCAGGTTGCTAACATGTATCTTTGGCCTAAAACTCTAGAAGTGCAGATTTTGGATCCATCCAA AGCAATGAAAAAACCTGTCGGGATCTTGCATGTGAAGATTCTGAGGGCAATGAAGCTGAGAAAGAAAGATATAATGGGTGCATCTGATCCTTACGTAAAGGTTAAGCTCACGGAGTCAAAACTTCCTTCAAAGAAAACCAAGGTGAAGCATAAGAATTTAAATCCAGAGTGGGATGAGGAATTTAATATGGTTGTTAAAGATCCAGAATCACAAGCATTGGAGCTCTCTGTTTATGATTGGGAGCAG ATTGGCAAACATGATAGGATGGGTATGAATGTTATTCCACTGAAGGATTTGACCCCTGATGAATCAAAAACTTTGACACTGGATCTCCTAAAGAATATGGATTCGAATGATGCTCAAAATGATAAGGACCGTGGTCAGATTATGGTGGAATTAACCTACAAACCATTCAAGGAGGATGATCTGCCTAAAGAATTTGAAGAGTCTGATGCACACAAGGTTCCAGAAGGAACGCCAGCAGGGGGAGGCCTCCTTATGATTACGGTCCACGAAGCTCAAGATGTTGAAGGAAAGCACCATACTAATCCATATGTCAGGCTTATTTTCAAAGGGGAAGAGAGAAAAACTAAG CAAGTCAAGAAGAACAGGGATCCAAGATGGGAGGAGGACTTTACTTTTGTGTTGGAGGAGGCTCCTGTGAATGATAGGCTGCATATGGAAGTTGTCAGCACCTCAACTAGGATTGGCCTATTGCATCCTAAG GAGGTATTGGGTTATGTTGATATAAATCTTTCGGATGTTGTTAGCAACAGAAGGATCAACGAGAAGTACCACCTCATTGATTCAAAGAATGGTCGCCTCCAAGTTGAGCTGCAATGGCAACCTGCTTCGTGA